One Patescibacteria group bacterium DNA segment encodes these proteins:
- a CDS encoding nucleotide exchange factor GrpE, translated as MDEDKKVKEDLDDQVQAEETQDDGVGAAEVDLVLDYKNKWLRAVADYQNLKKDTIKEKEDWIKFANAGLVLELIPILNNFKEATKHIPVDQQKLDWVVGIFHIKKQLEDVLKNIGIEDMKTVGEKFNPEFHEAVSQREEKGVDPDQVIEEVRPGYTMHGKVIEAAKVVVSK; from the coding sequence ATGGATGAAGATAAAAAAGTTAAAGAGGACCTAGATGATCAGGTTCAAGCCGAAGAAACTCAGGATGACGGAGTCGGTGCTGCCGAAGTTGATTTGGTCTTAGACTACAAAAATAAATGGCTGCGGGCCGTGGCCGACTATCAGAATCTAAAAAAAGACACAATCAAGGAAAAAGAGGATTGGATCAAATTTGCCAATGCTGGACTTGTACTAGAATTAATCCCAATTCTTAACAATTTCAAAGAAGCAACCAAACATATTCCGGTTGATCAGCAAAAACTAGATTGGGTAGTAGGAATTTTTCATATTAAAAAGCAGCTGGAAGATGTCCTGAAAAATATCGGTATTGAAGATATGAAAACGGTTGGTGAAAAGTTTAATCCAGAGTTTCACGAAGCGGTTAGTCAGAGAGAAGAAAAAGGAGTCGACCCAGATCAGGTGATTGAAGAAGTACGTCCTGGATACACGATGCACGGTAAGGTGATAGAAGCGGCGAAGGTGGTGGTGAGTAAATAG
- a CDS encoding Hsp20/alpha crystallin family protein, giving the protein MSLIKWTPMWDPFEEMDQALDFPTSRGMRAFIPAMDVYQDKDNVYVETALAGVDPEKVEVSIENDVLTIKGTTEKKSEVEDKAYYRKEVQQGSFYRSVALPTHVVGGEANAEYKDGILKISVPKAEEVKPKTIQVKVNKK; this is encoded by the coding sequence ATGTCACTAATCAAATGGACACCAATGTGGGATCCGTTCGAAGAAATGGATCAAGCTCTCGATTTTCCCACCAGTCGGGGTATGCGGGCTTTTATTCCCGCGATGGACGTTTACCAAGACAAAGACAATGTTTACGTTGAGACTGCTTTAGCCGGAGTTGATCCGGAAAAAGTCGAGGTTTCTATCGAAAACGACGTCCTGACTATCAAAGGTACGACTGAAAAAAAGAGTGAAGTCGAAGACAAGGCTTATTACCGCAAAGAAGTGCAGCAAGGTAGTTTTTACCGCTCGGTAGCCCTACCCACGCATGTTGTCGGCGGTGAAGCCAACGCTGAGTACAAGGATGGTATTCTCAAAATCTCCGTACCGAAAGCCGAAGAAGTCAAGCCAAAGACTATCCAGGTTAAAGTAAATAAAAAATAA
- the dnaK gene encoding molecular chaperone DnaK, translating to MSKILGIDLGTTNSCMAIIEGGEPKVLENAEGNRTTPSIVAITKTGERLVGQLAKRQAVTNPENTIYSVKRLIGRHYDDAEVQRDLKVLPYMIAQAGTGVKVKMGDKEYTPQEVSAMILQKLKQDAESKIGEKITEAVITVPAYFNDDQRKATIDAGQIAGLTVKRIINEPTAAALAYGFDKKKGEQIAVYDLGGGTFDISILDVSENTVEVKSTNGDTHLGGDDFDRVIIDWINAEFKKDQGIDLSKDQMALQRIKEAAEKAKIELSTAGETEINQPFITSGTDGPKHLVLKLSRAKLEELVGGLVEKTFEPVRKALADAGLKTTDIEEVVMVGGMTRMPLVQKKVEEFFGKKPNLSVNPDEVVAIGAAVQGGVLQGEVHDVLLLDVTPLTLGIETLGGIRTPLIDRNTTVPTSKSQIFSTAADNQTSVEINVLQGEREMAGDNKSLGRFILSGIPPAPRGMPQVEVTFDIDANGILSVKAQDKATGAVQSITITGSSGLSKDEIEKMKKEAESHATEDKQKKEEIEVKNGAEALVYTAEKAIKDAGDKVPAEVKKEIEDKVDALKKVKDGTDIAAIKRATDEVNQVIQKIGQAMYQNQQPNSGAASAGASAESQAGEKKSGEAGPGSAGDEPVEGEYEEVKK from the coding sequence ATGTCAAAGATTTTAGGAATCGATCTGGGAACCACAAATTCCTGCATGGCTATTATCGAGGGCGGTGAGCCAAAGGTGCTCGAAAACGCCGAAGGCAATCGCACCACTCCTTCAATTGTGGCTATTACCAAAACCGGTGAAAGACTGGTAGGGCAACTGGCCAAGCGCCAAGCTGTTACCAATCCGGAAAACACTATTTATTCGGTTAAACGGCTTATCGGCCGTCATTATGACGATGCTGAAGTGCAGCGCGATCTAAAAGTTTTGCCGTATATGATTGCTCAAGCAGGTACTGGCGTCAAAGTAAAAATGGGGGACAAAGAATATACGCCGCAAGAAGTGTCGGCAATGATACTGCAAAAACTAAAACAAGACGCCGAAAGCAAGATTGGTGAAAAAATTACCGAAGCGGTGATCACTGTACCGGCTTACTTCAACGACGATCAGCGCAAAGCCACTATTGATGCTGGTCAAATCGCCGGTCTGACTGTCAAACGTATTATCAATGAACCGACCGCCGCCGCGCTGGCTTACGGTTTTGATAAGAAAAAAGGCGAACAGATTGCCGTTTACGATCTTGGCGGCGGTACTTTTGATATCTCAATTCTCGATGTATCGGAAAATACCGTCGAGGTTAAATCAACCAACGGCGACACTCATCTGGGCGGTGACGATTTTGACCGCGTGATTATCGATTGGATCAATGCCGAGTTTAAAAAAGATCAAGGTATTGATTTGTCCAAAGACCAAATGGCACTCCAACGTATCAAAGAAGCGGCGGAAAAAGCTAAAATTGAGCTATCCACCGCCGGTGAAACCGAAATCAATCAGCCGTTTATTACTAGCGGTACCGACGGTCCCAAACATTTAGTTTTGAAACTATCTCGCGCTAAACTCGAAGAACTGGTTGGTGGTCTGGTCGAAAAAACTTTTGAGCCAGTGCGCAAAGCTCTAGCTGACGCCGGACTAAAAACTACCGATATTGAAGAGGTGGTGATGGTCGGGGGTATGACTCGTATGCCGCTGGTACAGAAAAAGGTGGAAGAGTTTTTTGGCAAAAAGCCGAATCTCAGCGTCAACCCTGACGAAGTGGTGGCTATTGGCGCTGCGGTTCAAGGCGGCGTGCTACAAGGTGAAGTCCATGACGTGTTGCTACTTGATGTTACTCCGCTGACTCTTGGTATTGAAACTCTTGGTGGTATTCGCACTCCGCTGATCGACCGCAACACTACTGTGCCGACATCCAAGTCTCAAATATTTTCTACTGCTGCTGACAATCAGACTTCGGTAGAAATTAATGTCCTGCAAGGCGAACGCGAAATGGCTGGCGACAACAAATCTCTTGGAAGATTTATTCTTTCCGGTATTCCGCCAGCGCCACGCGGTATGCCACAAGTCGAGGTCACTTTTGACATCGACGCTAACGGTATCCTGAGCGTTAAAGCTCAAGACAAGGCTACTGGCGCGGTACAGTCTATTACTATTACCGGATCGTCTGGTCTATCCAAAGACGAAATTGAAAAAATGAAAAAAGAAGCGGAAAGCCATGCGACCGAAGATAAGCAGAAAAAAGAAGAAATCGAAGTCAAAAATGGCGCCGAGGCTCTCGTCTACACTGCAGAAAAAGCGATCAAAGATGCTGGTGACAAAGTACCGGCTGAGGTGAAAAAAGAAATCGAAGATAAAGTTGACGCTCTAAAGAAAGTTAAAGACGGTACTGACATTGCTGCGATCAAACGCGCTACTGATGAAGTAAATCAGGTGATACAGAAAATCGGTCAAGCCATGTACCAGAATCAACAGCCAAATTCAGGCGCGGCCTCGGCTGGCGCCTCGGCCGAGTCGCAAGCTGGTGAAAAAAAATCCGGCGAAGCCGGACCCGGCTCCGCCGGGGATGAGCCGGTCGAAGGGGAATACGAGGAAGTCAAAAAATAG
- a CDS encoding inorganic diphosphatase, with amino-acid sequence MDYATKYLGKVVTIKMDRPIGTEHPKHPGLIYPINYGFVPGNFSPDGEETDAYILGITEPLTEFTGVCIAVIHRTNDADDKLIVVPEGTSFTDEQIKELTYFQEKYYQSEIIRSW; translated from the coding sequence ATGGATTACGCGACAAAATATCTGGGGAAAGTGGTGACGATCAAAATGGATCGGCCGATCGGTACCGAGCACCCCAAACATCCGGGTTTGATTTATCCGATCAACTACGGCTTTGTGCCGGGCAATTTTTCTCCTGATGGCGAAGAGACGGATGCTTATATTTTGGGTATTACTGAGCCGCTGACAGAGTTTACTGGTGTTTGTATAGCGGTCATCCACCGCACCAACGACGCTGACGACAAACTAATCGTCGTGCCAGAGGGCACCAGCTTTACCGACGAACAAATAAAAGAATTAACATATTTTCAAGAAAAGTATTATCAGTCGGAGATAATTAGGAGCTGGTAG
- a CDS encoding DUF3467 domain-containing protein has translation MSQPNQQPTEIKLADNIPGADYANFMQVSHTKEEFLMMFANVAGLSGRVIGKIITSPGHLKRIIKALQDNVKMYEDKFGAITEAEAPAGKEIGFTDK, from the coding sequence ATGTCTCAACCAAATCAACAACCAACCGAAATTAAACTTGCCGACAATATCCCGGGCGCGGATTACGCCAACTTTATGCAAGTCTCTCACACCAAAGAAGAATTTCTCATGATGTTTGCTAACGTCGCTGGACTTAGTGGTCGAGTTATTGGTAAAATCATTACCAGCCCCGGACATCTGAAACGGATTATCAAAGCGCTGCAAGACAACGTCAAGATGTACGAAGACAAATTTGGCGCGATAACCGAAGCCGAAGCGCCAGCAGGAAAAGAGATCGGGTTTACAGATAAATAA
- the dnaJ gene encoding molecular chaperone DnaJ, which produces MSKNYYETLGVPKTASADEIKKAFREKAHLYHPDKKGGDEAKFKEINEAYQALGNPEKRKQYDQFGQTFNGAGGPGAGGFNWQDFARQGGHSSSGANFDFGDLGDIFGGFGDIFGFGGGGGKRSSQPTKGRDIEAEIDITFEESIFGAEKTVDLKKNIVCDTCEGSGAKPGSKITTCPTCGGRGQVEQVQRTFIGNIRSVGVCPQCDGEGKVFEKPCESCGGKGIKTGKEQIKIKIPAGISDGQSIRLSGKGEAGERGVPAGDLYITVNVYKNNRFDRRGDDIWNKASITFRQAALGDKIDVDTVHGPVKLSIPAGTQSGKVFKLSGKGVPHLNASGQGDHYVEVTVVTPTRLSRAQKKALEELD; this is translated from the coding sequence ATGTCAAAAAACTACTACGAAACTCTCGGCGTTCCCAAAACCGCCAGTGCTGATGAAATCAAAAAAGCCTTCCGTGAAAAGGCCCATCTTTATCATCCAGACAAAAAAGGTGGTGATGAGGCTAAGTTTAAAGAAATCAACGAAGCCTATCAGGCGCTGGGTAATCCCGAAAAAAGAAAGCAGTATGATCAATTTGGTCAGACCTTCAATGGCGCGGGTGGTCCCGGTGCCGGCGGATTTAACTGGCAGGATTTTGCGCGACAGGGCGGACACTCCAGCTCGGGCGCCAATTTTGACTTTGGCGATCTAGGTGACATCTTTGGCGGGTTTGGCGATATCTTCGGTTTTGGTGGCGGTGGGGGAAAGCGTTCTAGTCAACCGACTAAAGGCAGAGATATCGAAGCCGAAATCGACATCACTTTTGAAGAAAGTATTTTTGGTGCAGAAAAAACCGTTGATTTGAAAAAAAATATTGTTTGCGATACTTGTGAAGGTTCTGGCGCCAAGCCGGGTAGTAAGATTACTACTTGTCCCACTTGCGGTGGTCGCGGTCAGGTAGAACAAGTTCAGCGGACATTTATTGGTAATATCCGTAGCGTTGGTGTTTGTCCACAGTGCGACGGCGAAGGAAAGGTTTTTGAAAAGCCATGCGAGAGTTGCGGCGGTAAAGGTATTAAGACTGGCAAAGAGCAGATAAAAATAAAAATCCCGGCGGGTATCTCCGACGGGCAAAGCATTCGCTTGTCAGGCAAAGGTGAGGCCGGCGAACGGGGAGTGCCGGCGGGAGATCTTTATATTACCGTTAATGTTTACAAAAATAATCGTTTTGATCGTCGCGGCGATGATATTTGGAATAAAGCAAGTATCACTTTTCGCCAAGCCGCGCTTGGTGACAAAATAGATGTTGATACTGTTCATGGTCCGGTTAAACTCAGTATTCCTGCCGGTACTCAGAGTGGCAAGGTTTTCAAACTTTCCGGCAAAGGCGTGCCACACCTTAATGCTTCGGGACAAGGCGACCATTATGTGGAAGTGACAGTTGTAACGCCGACACGTCTGTCCCGAGCGCAAAAAAAGGCGCTGGAAGAGTTGGACTAG
- the dnaX gene encoding DNA polymerase III subunit gamma/tau: MAVSLYRKYRPQTFADVVGQNHVKVTLQNEVKQGNLAHAYLFSGPRGIGKTSIARILAKAVNCIDRKNGDEPCDKCEACEEVKNGNCLDVIEIDAASHTGVDNVRENIIENARFNPSRWKYKVFIIDEVHMLSLSAFNALLKIMEEPPAHVIFILCTTEIHKIPATIISRCQRFDFKKVVLGDIVNHLSFIAKKEGVSCDKEVLMAITRHSEGYLRDAVGLLGQILSLGEKKITLEQAELVIPRSNFILVSELVDYLVAKDTARALQLINRLANEGVNLVQFTIDLVEFLRKILLVKISGKLEEFALEFEADEEKKIIALLDKLDLKKIVLFIDTFVDRLSAVKQSAITQLPLEMAVVELCGESTYASATLVKEMVHKKDDNVKPAGGGKEDRSATVVNNDPESQPEVEEKKKVTKSSGVLKIEDVSKQWNEIITKISEDYHSLALTLKVSKPLEVDNNVVKIGFKYKFHQERIADNKNKLTLENILSKLLGVDLLVEPVFSDDIDIETPAVSSAPSIDVASGVAEMFGGKVVG; the protein is encoded by the coding sequence ATGGCAGTTAGTCTCTATCGTAAATATAGGCCGCAGACTTTTGCCGATGTGGTCGGTCAAAACCATGTCAAAGTCACGCTGCAAAACGAAGTCAAGCAGGGCAATCTAGCCCATGCTTATTTGTTTTCTGGTCCGCGCGGTATTGGCAAAACGTCAATCGCGAGAATTTTGGCCAAAGCCGTGAATTGTATTGATCGTAAAAACGGCGATGAGCCGTGTGACAAATGCGAGGCTTGCGAAGAAGTAAAAAACGGCAACTGTTTGGACGTGATCGAAATCGATGCCGCGTCTCACACCGGTGTTGATAATGTCCGAGAAAATATTATCGAAAACGCTAGGTTCAACCCCAGTCGCTGGAAATATAAAGTTTTTATTATCGACGAAGTCCACATGCTTTCGCTGTCGGCTTTTAACGCGCTGCTCAAAATAATGGAAGAGCCTCCGGCGCACGTTATTTTTATTTTGTGTACTACCGAAATCCACAAAATACCGGCGACGATTATTTCTCGCTGTCAGCGTTTTGATTTCAAAAAAGTTGTGCTGGGTGATATTGTCAACCACCTTAGCTTTATTGCCAAGAAAGAGGGGGTTAGTTGCGATAAAGAAGTACTGATGGCAATCACTCGCCATTCGGAAGGATATTTGCGCGACGCTGTCGGACTGCTCGGGCAAATACTTTCACTTGGTGAAAAAAAAATAACGCTGGAACAAGCCGAGCTAGTAATCCCGCGATCTAATTTTATTTTAGTTTCCGAGCTAGTTGATTATCTGGTGGCGAAAGACACAGCTCGGGCGTTGCAGTTAATAAACCGCCTAGCTAACGAAGGAGTGAATTTGGTGCAGTTTACTATTGACCTGGTAGAATTTTTGCGCAAAATATTACTGGTCAAAATATCGGGTAAACTAGAAGAGTTTGCTCTGGAGTTTGAAGCTGACGAAGAAAAAAAGATTATCGCGCTACTGGATAAACTTGATTTAAAAAAAATCGTTTTATTTATAGATACTTTTGTTGATCGGTTGTCAGCAGTCAAGCAAAGCGCTATCACGCAGCTGCCGCTAGAAATGGCAGTGGTTGAACTTTGTGGCGAGAGCACGTATGCGTCAGCGACATTGGTTAAAGAAATGGTTCATAAAAAAGATGATAATGTTAAGCCGGCTGGCGGGGGCAAAGAAGATAGGTCAGCGACAGTTGTAAATAATGATCCGGAGTCGCAACCGGAAGTTGAAGAAAAAAAGAAAGTGACAAAGAGTAGTGGAGTGCTGAAGATAGAAGATGTATCCAAACAGTGGAATGAAATAATCACTAAAATCAGTGAAGACTATCATTCTTTAGCTTTGACATTAAAAGTCAGTAAACCGTTAGAAGTTGATAATAATGTAGTCAAAATAGGTTTTAAATATAAGTTTCATCAGGAAAGAATAGCTGATAACAAGAACAAATTGACACTTGAGAATATTTTGAGTAAACTACTGGGCGTTGATTTGCTGGTGGAACCGGTGTTTAGTGATGACATAGATATTGAGACGCCGGCGGTTTCATCTGCTCCCAGTATTGACGTTGCTTCTGGTGTGGCGGAAATGTTTGGTGGGAAAGTGGTAGGGTAG